The genomic stretch GCTATGGCTGTGGCCATCACTGATCTGCACTTCAAACCCCTGGGGGCTTTTTATCCGCGCCAGGGCCGGCGCTAGGCTGGCGGCGTCCACCACCTGTTTTTGCAGGCCAAGCATGGCTTTGCTACCCACCACCAGCGCCACTTGATCGTTGGAGAACCGCGACGCCTGGCCCAGCAAGTCGTAAAAATACAGCCCTTCAATCACCACCAGCACGCCCCGGGACAAATCGGGTTCGCCGCGCCACAGCAGCAGTGCTGGGCGGTCTTGCACTATGGGGTTGCTGGCAACCAGGGTCAGGGGCTGATGGATAAGCTCCGGTGGTGCCCAAGTGGCCAGGCGGTTTTCGTCGAGGCGGCCAAGGAAGGAGTGGCAGACATGGTCGGGGTAAAAAACCGCGATGGAGCGGGTGTATTTTTCCAGGGCGGCCATCTTGGCCAGCTTGTCCTTGAGCTCACTACAGGGCAGGTGACGGAGTTTATCCAGCGCCAGCAACTGGCGGCGAGCTGGCAGCACCATGTCGTTGAACAGCTGCTCGGTGCGGCTGGCCGAGGCCATGGCCAGTTGGCGCTCGTCGGCCTTGCTAAGCTGACTCATCAGCCAGCCAAGGAGCAAAAAGGCAATCAGCGTGACAACCATGCTAAGTAATAAAGCACGGCGGCGGGTGGGAGAGCTCAGCACATTCAGCGGATTTGGCATCAGGCTCCCCCTTGGTCGCTAGCGTCTGGGCGCTATCCGATAAACGCAGCGCCGCCCTTCCAGCAACAAGTGCTCGATGCGGCTTACCTCCACGTCACTGCCCAGGCACTGGCTGAACAGGGCCAGTTCTGAGCGGCAGAACTGTTGGCACTGCTGGGCTGCGGTGCAGATGGGGCAGTGGTTTTCGATAAGCAGCCACTGCTCGCTGCCGTCCGCTTCAACTTCTGCCATGTAGCCCTCGGCAGTGCGCAACTCGGCCAGGCGCTGGATCTTGGCCTCAAGGCCGGACTCTGCCGCCAAGGCCTGCTGGTAAACCTGGCCCATCTGCTGCTCACGGTGGCTAATGAGGGCGTCGAGCCCCTGCTCGCCAAACACTGTTTTAACCCCCTCAATCAGGGTGAGAGTGAGGTCGGCATGGCGCTCGGGGAAACGGGCATGGCCTTCTTCGGTGAGGTACCAGACCCTGGCCGGGCGACCAATACTGCGTTTTTCCATGACGCTTTCCACCAAGCCTTGCTGCTCGGCCAGCAGCAGGTGTTGGCGGGCGCCCATGGCGGTCATTCCCAGGTCAGCCGCCAGCGCTTGGGCGGTCTGATCTCCCCGGGTTTTCAATAGGTAAAGGATGCGATTCATACTGGGCATGGGCTCATTATGCGGGTGAACACTCAAAAGACTCAACGACCTTGGCCCCTTGGCGAAAAACTCTGCAGCACCCTTGACAATTAAATGAGAACAATTATTATTTGAATCGCGTTCTCACTACGCACTGATGCAGTCCAGACGCTTTGGCAGCATCGCACGACATTGCTCACATTGCTTCCTATTGGAATACAGCCGGCCCTCAAGCCGGCTTCTTTTTTAGCTGTGACTCTCTGGCCAAGCCATGGCCAGGCAGCGGTCCCGCCCGGTTGCCTTAGCCCGGTAAAGCGCTTTATCGGCCAAGGCCAGCAGCTGCAGGCGCTCGGTGCCGTCGTGCTGCACCGGGTAACCGCAGGCAATGCCGATTGACACGCTGACATGAGGCCCCAGGGGCGAGTCGGGGTGCGCCAGTGCCGCCTGACGCACGGTGTCGAGCACCTTTTCCGCCAGCGATTGTGCTTCGGCAAGGTCTGAGCCCGGCAGAATAACGGCAAATTCCTCACCACCAAAGCGGGCCACCAGATCGCTGCTGCGCTGGATAGCCGCACTCAGCAACTGGGCGATGCGCTGCAAGCAGACGTCTCCTTTAAGGTGGCCGACAGCGTCGTTAAAGCGCTTGAAGTGATCCACATCCAGCATCATCACTCCTAGGGGCAACTGATGGCGAGCGCAGCGTTGCCATTCGTTGGCCAGCTCTTCATCAAACACCCGGCGGTTGGCGACTTGAGTCAAAGCATCGATACGCGACAGCTGCTCCAGCTGATGGTTGGCCGCCGACAATTCGCTGTTGCGCTCGGCCAGGGCCACATTCAGCTCCTGCACCCGCGCCTCGTTGTTGAGGGCTTCGGTGATGTCTTCACGCAAAATCAGCAGGTGGCTGCTGGCGTTATCGGGCTCCAGCACCGGTACCCGCAAGGTGCGAAACCAGCGCTCGCCTTTGACCGTGGGCAGCCTTTCCTCGCTGACCATGGTGCGCTCTTCGCCAGCCAAGGCTTGGCGGTCATCCCGGTTGAGGGAGGCCACCACCTCCGGCGGCCACAGGCTGGCATCATCCTGGCCTTCCAGCGCCTGGCGAGACTGGCCAAACAGCGTCTCGCAGGCCTTGTTGACCCTTTTAAAGCGCAGCCCCTTGGCCTCTTTTACCTGCAGACTCAGGGGCAGATTGTCCACCAGTGAATTCAAAAAGTGTTCGTTCTCCCGCAGCTGCTGGTTTACCGCCTGCAGCTCGCGGGTCCGCTTGGCTACCTCCTGGCCCACCAAGCTCGTTTGGCCTGTTACCAGCAGCACGGTGCTGCCAATCACCACCACCAGCAGCAGGCCCCCTATCAACATCAGGCCGAGGCCAGCCTGCACCACGTCAAGCACATAAGGCTGTTGATACTGAAAATCCAGGCGCCACAGCCGGCCACCCACCTGAACGCTGCGGTGGGCATGCAGGCCACCGCCCACTTCGGCCTGGCCCAGGATAAACTGGCGGGTGTTGTCATCCTGTACCGACAGCCGCAACGGGGCGTTGCGTATCGCCTCTTCGGTGGCGGCCAACAGCAGGCCGACATCCAACTTGGCAAACACCAGCCCCATCACCTTGCCGTCCTGTCCCATGGCGGCCCGGAACACCAAGCCGATGTTTTGCTCACCCACTTCGCCCATGGCCACCTTGCCGGAACGAATGGCCTGGGTCATGGCCATGGCGGCACCCTCCGAAGTGCCGGGCAGGAACCCCAGCACAGCGGCATTGCCCTGGCGCGGTTCGATATAGAGCACCGGGTAAATCACGCTGCTGCTGGCTTCCTGCAGCCAGTGACTGTCATCGGCCGGGGGCTGGATACGATAAGCCTTGCCAAGCTCCTGGCTGGCGCTGGCCTCGAACGCCGCTTTTTGGCTCACCTCCACCCTCGGCAACCAGCCAATGGCATTGATCGCCGGTAACTCGGCCAGCAGTTCGTCGGCCACCACCCGAAACTCCTCACGGGAGACATATTCAGAGCCGCGAAAGATCTGCATCAGGCCGGTAAGAGACTGCAGGTAGTGGTCGCAGCGGGCTTTAAGCGCCTCAGACAATACATCGGCCTGGCGATTAAGCTCGATGCTGACCTGCTTGACCCGGCTGTCCACCAATTGTTGTACGCCCCATATCAAGGCAGCACTGACCAGCACCATGGGAATGGAGGTCCAAAGCAGGCGGCCCAGCGCCGTCCCGTTGGCCCACAACAAACAGATAGGGGCGACCAAGGCGATGCCAAGGGCGTTGCCGGTCCAATTGATCACCAACGCCGGCAAGTTGCCATGGCTGGATGGCGCCGCACTCAGCAGCGTAACCAGCAGCTCGAGACTGGCCCCCACCGCAGCGCTGAGCAGTGCACCTCTGGCCATCAGCCGAAAGATCTCGCTACCAGACAGCAGTTGCCACTGGCGCTGAAAACCAAGTAGCCAAGCCCCCACCAGGCCCTGCGCCACAGCACAAAAGGCCAGCAGCACCGGCTCCCAGCCCTGCTGCAGGGCAGCCAAATGGGCCACTTGAAACTGGATCAACAAACCGCCGGCCAACACGCCAAGCCACATCCCCGGCCCCCACAGCAGTAGGGCGGCCAGAGCCACCCCGGCGGCAGGCCAGAACGGAGAAACGGCGTCGCCGGGCAGCGACAGGTAGGAACCTAGCAGGCCGGCGGCCCAATAAGCAAAAGTGACAATCAACAACCTTTGCAGGTAAGTCGTACTCAAGTCACTGTGCTCCTTGCATTTTTTAGGGCCAAGTAAGGTAGCTTAGCCTATGCCAGCGCCAAAACCTTGTGCACCAGCTTGTCGATGCCGCTTTTCGCTTCAAGAATGGAGCCGGCCAGCATGTAGGCGGGGGTAGATACCACTTTGTTTGCTTCATCGACACAGATCTCGTTAACAGCCCGCACCTGGTGCTCACCGCCCATGGCGTTGAAAGCATCGGCCGTGCTGGCGTCGTTACCCAGGGTGCCTTTTACGCCGGGGCCATATACCTTGGGCAACATGGCCGGAGCAATGCAGATGTAACCTGCGGCCTTACCGGCCTTGGCAAAATCCTGGCAGGCAGCCAACACATCACTCTGCACCTGGCAGTCGTCGCCCTCAAAAGCGAAATCGCTGAGGTTCTTGGCGGCACCGAAGCCACCGGGCAGGATAATCGCATCAAAATCGGCCACCTTGAGGCCCGCCAGATCCTGGATATTGCCACGGCAGATACGGGCCGCTTCCACCAGTACGTTGCGCTGCTCGGGCATTTCTTCGCCGGTGATGTGGTTGATCACATGATGCTGGGCCATGTTGGGCGCAAAGCACTGCACCTGGGCGCCAGCCTCGGCCAAGGCCAGTAGCGTCAGCACCGACTCGTAAATTTCGGCGCCATCAAAAACACCGCAACCGCTTAAAATAACAGCCACTTTTTTCATTTCAGCCTCCCTAGTCTCAGCTCGTATGGTAGCCACTTGACCGGATCACTGTCACTGATCGCAAAGTTTGCCAAATGCCTATTGCACATCTTTTGGGCAATGCTAGACTGGTCTCTTGTTGTGGTGCCAGCCATAACAAAAATGTGACTTGATGGAACGAGGTTATTCACAAGCAGGGAACGGCTATCCACACTTCCCCATCTCGTTCAAGTGCAAATTCCAGCCCAGCTGTGGCGGGCCTTTCCAAGCAGTACATTAAGCAGACACTTGCTTAGCAGGTGGCTGGTGTCGTGGTTATTCAACAGACTTATCCACAGATTTAGCTGCTGCCGA from Gallaecimonas pentaromativorans encodes the following:
- a CDS encoding diguanylate cyclase domain-containing protein; the encoded protein is MSTTYLQRLLIVTFAYWAAGLLGSYLSLPGDAVSPFWPAAGVALAALLLWGPGMWLGVLAGGLLIQFQVAHLAALQQGWEPVLLAFCAVAQGLVGAWLLGFQRQWQLLSGSEIFRLMARGALLSAAVGASLELLVTLLSAAPSSHGNLPALVINWTGNALGIALVAPICLLWANGTALGRLLWTSIPMVLVSAALIWGVQQLVDSRVKQVSIELNRQADVLSEALKARCDHYLQSLTGLMQIFRGSEYVSREEFRVVADELLAELPAINAIGWLPRVEVSQKAAFEASASQELGKAYRIQPPADDSHWLQEASSSVIYPVLYIEPRQGNAAVLGFLPGTSEGAAMAMTQAIRSGKVAMGEVGEQNIGLVFRAAMGQDGKVMGLVFAKLDVGLLLAATEEAIRNAPLRLSVQDDNTRQFILGQAEVGGGLHAHRSVQVGGRLWRLDFQYQQPYVLDVVQAGLGLMLIGGLLLVVVIGSTVLLVTGQTSLVGQEVAKRTRELQAVNQQLRENEHFLNSLVDNLPLSLQVKEAKGLRFKRVNKACETLFGQSRQALEGQDDASLWPPEVVASLNRDDRQALAGEERTMVSEERLPTVKGERWFRTLRVPVLEPDNASSHLLILREDITEALNNEARVQELNVALAERNSELSAANHQLEQLSRIDALTQVANRRVFDEELANEWQRCARHQLPLGVMMLDVDHFKRFNDAVGHLKGDVCLQRIAQLLSAAIQRSSDLVARFGGEEFAVILPGSDLAEAQSLAEKVLDTVRQAALAHPDSPLGPHVSVSIGIACGYPVQHDGTERLQLLALADKALYRAKATGRDRCLAMAWPESHS
- a CDS encoding helix-turn-helix transcriptional regulator, whose product is MNRILYLLKTRGDQTAQALAADLGMTAMGARQHLLLAEQQGLVESVMEKRSIGRPARVWYLTEEGHARFPERHADLTLTLIEGVKTVFGEQGLDALISHREQQMGQVYQQALAAESGLEAKIQRLAELRTAEGYMAEVEADGSEQWLLIENHCPICTAAQQCQQFCRSELALFSQCLGSDVEVSRIEHLLLEGRRCVYRIAPRR
- the elbB gene encoding isoprenoid biosynthesis glyoxalase ElbB yields the protein MKKVAVILSGCGVFDGAEIYESVLTLLALAEAGAQVQCFAPNMAQHHVINHITGEEMPEQRNVLVEAARICRGNIQDLAGLKVADFDAIILPGGFGAAKNLSDFAFEGDDCQVQSDVLAACQDFAKAGKAAGYICIAPAMLPKVYGPGVKGTLGNDASTADAFNAMGGEHQVRAVNEICVDEANKVVSTPAYMLAGSILEAKSGIDKLVHKVLALA